One Polyodon spathula isolate WHYD16114869_AA chromosome 58, ASM1765450v1, whole genome shotgun sequence genomic window carries:
- the LOC121307679 gene encoding RILP-like protein 1 isoform X1: MEDFGSALEKNAAELTVMDVYDIAAVVGQEFERIIDQHGCEALVRLMPKVVRVLEILEVLVSRNNINPETEELRLELDRLRLERMDRMEKERKHKKELELVEDVWRGEAQDLLTQITQLQEENKNLLTSLSPRDNSMTEEDFHKHEGMSERERQVMKKLKEVVDKQRDEIRAKDRELTLKNEDIEALQQQQNRLMKINHDLRHKITVVEAQGKALIEQKVELEAFLQTHEQEMGKLRTEIGKLREKLQGEPSHNGEKPKMESIIEEESAAEKMASELKDPNRPRFTLQELRDVLHERNELKAKVFLLQEELAYYKSEEIEEDTGPPTPTPPPVLQSRPATQPESGIKRLFSFFTRDKKRNSQRNVRFEDTFSAWADKEDVYTEQGQEALQHL; encoded by the exons ATGGAAGATTTTGGATCCGCTCTGGAGAAGAACGCCGCGGAGCTCACAGTAATGGATGTGTATGACATCGCTGCCGTGGTGGGGCAGGAGTTTGAGCGGATTATAGACCAGCACGGCTGCGAGGCGCTGGTCAGGCTGATGCCCAAAGTAGTGCGGGTGCTGGAGATTCTGGAGGTCCTGGTGAGCAGAAACAACATCAACCCTGAAACCGAAGAGCTGCGGCTGGAACTGGACAGGCTGCGCCTGGAGAGGATGGACCGGATGGAAAAAGAGAGGAAGCACAAAAAG GAGCTGGAGCTGGTGGAGGACGTGTGGAGAGGGGAAGCCCAGGACCTGCTGACCCAGATCACACAGCTTCAGGAGGAGAACAAGAACCTCCTCACCAGCCTCTCCCCCAGGGACAACAGCATGACTGAGGAGGACTTTCACAAGCATGAAG GGATGTCCGAGAGGGAGAGGCAGGTGATGAAGAAGCTGAAGGAAGTCGTGGACAAGCAAAGGGACGAGATCCGAGCCAAAGACAGAGAGCTGACCCTGAAGAATGAGGACATTGAGGCA ttacagcagcagcagaaccGGCTGATGAAGATCAACCACGACCTGCGGCACAAGATCACGGTGGTGGAGGCGCAGGGCAAGGCGCTCATCGAGCAGAAAGTGGAGCTGGAGGCGTTCCTACAGACCCACGAGCAGGAGATGGGCAAGCTGCGGACCGAGATCGGGAAACTGAGGGAGAAACTGCAGGGCGAGCCCAGCCACAATGGAGAGAAGCCCAAG ATGGAATCTATCATCGAAGAGGAGTCGGCTGCAGAGAAAATGGCCTCCGAGTTGAAAGACCCGAACCGCCCACGCTTCACCCTGCAAGAGCTTCGGGATGTGCTGCACGAGAGGAACGAGCTGAAAGCAAAGGTGTTCCTGTTGCAAGAGGAGCTGGCCTATTACAAAAG CGAGGAAATCGAGGAGGATACAGGCCCCCCCACTCCGACCCCTCCACCAGTCCTGCAGTCCAGACCAGCGACCCAGCCCGAGTCCGGTATCAAAAGACT GTTTAGTTTCTTCACACGGGATAAAAAACGCAATTCACAGAGAAACGTGCGGTTTGAAGACACGTTCAGTGCGTGGGCAGATAAAGAGGACGTCTACACCGAACAAGGGCAAGAAGCTTTGCAGCATCTCTGA
- the LOC121307679 gene encoding RILP-like protein 1 isoform X2 — MEDFGSALEKNAAELTVMDVYDIAAVVGQEFERIIDQHGCEALVRLMPKVVRVLEILEVLVSRNNINPETEELRLELDRLRLERMDRMEKERKHKKELELVEDVWRGEAQDLLTQITQLQEENKNLLTSLSPRDNSMTEEDFHKHEGMSERERQVMKKLKEVVDKQRDEIRAKDRELTLKNEDIEALQQQQNRLMKINHDLRHKITVVEAQGKALIEQKVELEAFLQTHEQEMGKLRTEIGKLREKLQGEPSHNGEKPKMESIIEEESAAEKMASELKDPNRPRFTLQELRDVLHERNELKAKVFLLQEELAYYKSEEIEEDTGPPTPTPPPVLQSRPATQPESGIKRLIFTAIMPMVAAGLIADDPTLQPIRRLISFV; from the exons ATGGAAGATTTTGGATCCGCTCTGGAGAAGAACGCCGCGGAGCTCACAGTAATGGATGTGTATGACATCGCTGCCGTGGTGGGGCAGGAGTTTGAGCGGATTATAGACCAGCACGGCTGCGAGGCGCTGGTCAGGCTGATGCCCAAAGTAGTGCGGGTGCTGGAGATTCTGGAGGTCCTGGTGAGCAGAAACAACATCAACCCTGAAACCGAAGAGCTGCGGCTGGAACTGGACAGGCTGCGCCTGGAGAGGATGGACCGGATGGAAAAAGAGAGGAAGCACAAAAAG GAGCTGGAGCTGGTGGAGGACGTGTGGAGAGGGGAAGCCCAGGACCTGCTGACCCAGATCACACAGCTTCAGGAGGAGAACAAGAACCTCCTCACCAGCCTCTCCCCCAGGGACAACAGCATGACTGAGGAGGACTTTCACAAGCATGAAG GGATGTCCGAGAGGGAGAGGCAGGTGATGAAGAAGCTGAAGGAAGTCGTGGACAAGCAAAGGGACGAGATCCGAGCCAAAGACAGAGAGCTGACCCTGAAGAATGAGGACATTGAGGCA ttacagcagcagcagaaccGGCTGATGAAGATCAACCACGACCTGCGGCACAAGATCACGGTGGTGGAGGCGCAGGGCAAGGCGCTCATCGAGCAGAAAGTGGAGCTGGAGGCGTTCCTACAGACCCACGAGCAGGAGATGGGCAAGCTGCGGACCGAGATCGGGAAACTGAGGGAGAAACTGCAGGGCGAGCCCAGCCACAATGGAGAGAAGCCCAAG ATGGAATCTATCATCGAAGAGGAGTCGGCTGCAGAGAAAATGGCCTCCGAGTTGAAAGACCCGAACCGCCCACGCTTCACCCTGCAAGAGCTTCGGGATGTGCTGCACGAGAGGAACGAGCTGAAAGCAAAGGTGTTCCTGTTGCAAGAGGAGCTGGCCTATTACAAAAG CGAGGAAATCGAGGAGGATACAGGCCCCCCCACTCCGACCCCTCCACCAGTCCTGCAGTCCAGACCAGCGACCCAGCCCGAGTCCGGTATCAAAAGACT GATCTTTACGGCCATAATGCCAATGGTGGCAGCTGGATTGATTGCagatgatcccacattacagccAATCAGAAGACTTATTTCCTTT GTTTAG